From the genome of Elusimicrobium sp., one region includes:
- the lpxB gene encoding lipid-A-disaccharide synthase, with translation MDTTAPVSKNILIVAGDVSGDLHAAGLIRALKETEPGVCITSVGGRLMKEVSDRFLFDLAAQGATGFVEPIKKMPLWIRLRNELRDYMETQHPVALIVVDFYGFNHQVLKLAKERCIPAYYYVTPQVWASRQYRAKKLAALTEKMYVIYPFEPEFHQKRGGNAVFLGNPLLDIMPAPLSKSYEVADPKNHAWKLGLLPGSRMGEISRLVPVFYEAFKETVQKFPNTQAYMFLLPNADERVFLDLLGEEPHLNFHFIKDKNYELRSQMDFLLACSGTATLENALLGVPMAVAYKMFWPTYQIAKMVIKVPYISLVNILAGNKPVVKELIQHQANAQALAAEVQDMFEHPQKLKAMHEELLKLRASLGEPGVAKRAATDILQDLAHR, from the coding sequence ATGGACACAACTGCACCTGTTTCCAAAAATATTCTTATTGTAGCGGGCGATGTATCCGGCGATTTGCACGCGGCCGGGTTGATTCGGGCATTGAAGGAAACCGAGCCCGGAGTTTGTATTACTTCCGTCGGCGGACGCTTGATGAAGGAAGTGAGTGACCGTTTCCTTTTCGATTTAGCCGCGCAAGGTGCTACCGGGTTTGTGGAGCCCATTAAAAAAATGCCGTTGTGGATTCGTCTTCGCAACGAGTTGCGCGATTATATGGAAACCCAACATCCCGTTGCGCTTATTGTGGTAGATTTTTATGGGTTTAATCATCAAGTGCTGAAACTGGCCAAGGAGCGTTGTATTCCGGCCTATTATTATGTCACTCCCCAAGTGTGGGCCAGCCGTCAGTACCGTGCCAAAAAATTGGCCGCTCTTACCGAAAAGATGTATGTTATCTATCCTTTTGAACCCGAATTTCACCAAAAACGCGGTGGAAATGCCGTATTTTTAGGAAATCCCCTTCTTGATATTATGCCCGCGCCGCTTTCCAAATCATATGAAGTGGCAGACCCCAAAAACCACGCGTGGAAATTGGGGCTTTTGCCCGGGAGCCGTATGGGGGAAATCAGCCGGTTGGTTCCTGTATTTTACGAAGCATTCAAAGAAACCGTGCAAAAGTTTCCCAATACACAGGCTTATATGTTTTTACTGCCTAATGCAGATGAACGGGTCTTTTTAGATTTACTGGGAGAAGAGCCTCACCTGAATTTTCATTTTATAAAAGATAAAAATTACGAACTGCGCAGCCAAATGGACTTTTTGTTAGCCTGTTCCGGCACGGCCACCTTGGAAAATGCCCTCTTGGGTGTTCCCATGGCAGTGGCTTACAAAATGTTCTGGCCCACTTACCAAATTGCCAAAATGGTGATTAAAGTGCCGTATATTTCGCTGGTAAACATTTTGGCGGGGAATAAGCCCGTGGTAAAGGAACTTATCCAACACCAAGCCAATGCCCAAGCCTTGGCGGCCGAAGTGCAGGATATGTTCGAACACCCGCAAAAACTCAAAGCCATGCACGAGGAATTATTGAAATTGCGTGCTTCTTTGGGCGAGCCGGGGGTGGCAAAACGCGCTGCGACGGATATTTTGCAAGATTTAGCACACAGGTAA
- a CDS encoding bifunctional (p)ppGpp synthetase/guanosine-3',5'-bis(diphosphate) 3'-pyrophosphohydrolase, with translation MSSAPDLQTLLQKFKEYNPNQDTSLIEKAYHFAEKAHADQKRESGEPYFMHCRNVASILMEFNLDADTVCAGLLHDTVEDTSVSLEDIKREFNKQIAHMVQGVTKISDLKFSSTDEETVENWRKMLIAVAEDVRVILIKLADRTHNMRTMDVMPPEKQKFKAYETISLYAPLAQRLGMFTIKTDLEDLSFKYLHPQEYTLLKEEVEARTADRQAALENFKKHLEPALQNEKMEYRILARAKNYYSIYRKMQKHNCSFMEIQDSLGVRIITKTLQDCYKALGIVHSVFKPLAGTFTDYIATPKANMYQSIHTTVLAPTGDIIEIQIRTEEMHRTCEYGIAAHWRYKLGATKQDKNFDEKINWIRRWIEWQQDLTAPREFLEGFKTDVNLQQIFVFTPRADVKSLPEGSTPIDFAYAIHTDIGDHYVGAKVNNRMVRMDYTFKTGDVCEIITRKNGEPKRDWLEFARTAGARSHIKRYLRGKGVEL, from the coding sequence ATGTCTTCCGCACCGGACTTGCAGACCTTGCTGCAAAAATTCAAGGAATACAACCCCAATCAGGATACTTCCCTGATTGAAAAGGCCTATCATTTTGCCGAAAAAGCCCACGCCGACCAAAAACGCGAGAGCGGCGAACCGTATTTTATGCATTGCCGAAATGTGGCCAGTATTCTTATGGAGTTTAACCTGGACGCCGACACTGTTTGCGCCGGGTTGTTGCACGATACGGTGGAAGACACCTCCGTTTCTTTGGAAGACATTAAGCGGGAATTTAACAAACAGATTGCCCACATGGTGCAGGGGGTTACCAAAATCAGCGATTTGAAATTTTCCTCTACTGACGAAGAAACCGTAGAGAATTGGCGCAAAATGTTAATTGCCGTGGCGGAAGATGTGCGCGTGATTCTAATTAAATTGGCCGACCGTACCCATAATATGCGTACCATGGATGTTATGCCTCCCGAAAAACAGAAATTTAAGGCCTACGAAACCATTTCCCTCTATGCGCCGCTTGCGCAACGCTTGGGAATGTTTACGATTAAAACCGATTTGGAAGACCTTTCCTTCAAATATCTCCACCCGCAGGAATACACCTTGCTGAAGGAAGAAGTGGAAGCCCGCACGGCTGACCGTCAAGCGGCTTTGGAAAATTTCAAAAAACATTTAGAGCCTGCTTTGCAAAACGAAAAAATGGAATACCGCATTTTGGCACGTGCCAAAAACTATTATTCCATTTATCGTAAAATGCAAAAACATAATTGTTCTTTTATGGAAATTCAGGACTCTCTGGGTGTGCGTATTATCACCAAGACCTTACAAGACTGTTACAAGGCCTTGGGTATCGTACACAGTGTATTCAAGCCTCTTGCCGGCACATTTACCGATTATATTGCGACGCCAAAGGCCAATATGTACCAAAGTATCCACACTACGGTGCTGGCCCCTACGGGAGATATTATCGAAATTCAAATTCGCACGGAAGAAATGCACCGCACCTGCGAATACGGTATCGCCGCGCACTGGCGTTACAAATTAGGGGCTACCAAGCAAGATAAAAACTTTGACGAAAAAATTAACTGGATCCGCCGTTGGATTGAGTGGCAACAAGATTTAACCGCCCCGCGCGAATTTTTGGAAGGGTTCAAAACCGATGTGAACCTGCAACAAATTTTTGTGTTTACGCCTCGTGCTGATGTAAAATCTCTGCCGGAAGGTTCTACCCCTATTGATTTTGCCTATGCTATTCATACGGATATCGGTGACCATTATGTGGGAGCCAAAGTGAACAACCGCATGGTGCGCATGGACTACACTTTCAAAACGGGCGATGTGTGCGAAATTATCACCCGCAAAAACGGAGAACCCAAACGCGATTGGCTGGAATTTGCCCGCACGGCAGGCGCCCGTAGCCATATCAAACGCTATCTGCGCGGAAAAGGAGTGGAACTGTGA
- a CDS encoding peptide MFS transporter: MTDTEVKHNVTKNGHPKGLYMLFMVEMWERFNYYGMRALLVYFMTSAVIGFSDPVAFKIYGWFTALVYLTPVLGGWIADNYIGKRHSITIGAILMALGQFVLASYGFVPARVALFAGLVLIILGNGFFKPNISSIVGELYEPNDSRRDAGFTIFYMGINVGAFIAPFITGYVGEVTATSPAWVQWRWGFMAAGIGMIIGLVWYLVEQKRFLGEIGLYPVSKHKTQAAIEEDKPLTAEDKDKIKAVVTFTFIAIFFFAFFEQAGSSLSRFAQTSVYLPTFQFPAWLGNFVLEIKASWFQSINPISVVILAPLFAKMWVKLGSKGKEPSIPLKFAMGVFLTGFGFLVLAIGSMFLTPEHQISMMWLVALYVIHTCGELCLSPVGLSMVTKLAPAKLMSMLMGVWLAASFFGNLMGGYFATLSAELKSMTTFFAIPACILMVFGLLVWLFSGKIKKWMHGVQ; encoded by the coding sequence ATGACAGACACTGAAGTAAAGCATAATGTGACCAAAAACGGCCACCCGAAAGGGCTGTATATGCTGTTTATGGTCGAAATGTGGGAACGCTTTAACTACTATGGTATGAGAGCACTTCTTGTCTATTTTATGACGAGTGCTGTGATTGGTTTTAGCGATCCTGTGGCCTTTAAAATCTATGGTTGGTTTACGGCTTTGGTATATCTTACCCCGGTTCTCGGCGGTTGGATTGCGGATAACTATATCGGGAAACGTCACTCTATTACGATTGGTGCTATCTTGATGGCGTTAGGCCAATTCGTCCTTGCCTCCTATGGGTTTGTTCCGGCTCGTGTAGCCTTGTTTGCCGGTCTTGTACTTATCATTTTGGGGAACGGTTTTTTCAAACCGAACATTTCTTCTATTGTAGGGGAACTCTACGAACCTAATGATTCCCGCAGAGATGCCGGTTTTACCATTTTCTACATGGGTATTAACGTAGGTGCGTTTATCGCTCCCTTTATTACCGGTTATGTAGGTGAAGTAACGGCTACTTCTCCCGCCTGGGTACAATGGCGCTGGGGTTTTATGGCCGCCGGTATCGGTATGATTATCGGTCTTGTTTGGTACTTGGTTGAACAAAAACGCTTTTTGGGCGAAATCGGTTTGTATCCGGTTTCTAAACACAAAACCCAAGCCGCTATTGAAGAAGATAAGCCTTTGACCGCTGAAGATAAAGATAAGATTAAAGCCGTAGTAACCTTTACGTTTATTGCGATTTTCTTCTTTGCTTTCTTTGAACAAGCCGGTTCTTCTTTGAGCAGATTTGCCCAAACCTCCGTTTACTTGCCTACCTTCCAATTCCCTGCGTGGTTGGGTAACTTTGTTTTGGAAATCAAAGCCTCTTGGTTCCAATCTATTAACCCCATTTCCGTAGTAATTTTGGCTCCTTTGTTTGCCAAAATGTGGGTTAAATTGGGAAGCAAAGGCAAAGAACCGTCTATTCCCTTAAAATTCGCCATGGGTGTATTTTTAACGGGTTTTGGCTTCTTGGTTTTGGCCATCGGTTCTATGTTCTTGACCCCCGAACACCAAATCAGCATGATGTGGTTGGTCGCTCTTTATGTAATTCACACCTGCGGTGAGTTGTGCTTATCGCCGGTGGGGTTGTCCATGGTTACCAAATTGGCTCCTGCCAAACTTATGTCCATGTTAATGGGTGTATGGTTGGCTGCCTCTTTCTTCGGTAACTTGATGGGCGGCTACTTTGCCACCTTGTCTGCAGAGTTGAAATCTATGACGACCTTCTTTGCCATCCCTGCCTGCATTTTGATGGTATTTGGGTTGTTGGTATGGTTGTTCTCGGGCAAAATCAAAAAATGGATGCATGGCGTTCAATAA
- a CDS encoding YtxH domain-containing protein, which translates to MCHKCDCAGKGLAAFLLGAVAGLAVGVLFAPAKGETTRRKLKRWADETYEDQKEYLLEHAGELKEKVKKHAADVRRELAERTEEAKEKLAEGKDKVVKEFNKRKDEFTAKFKKDEE; encoded by the coding sequence ATGTGTCATAAATGTGATTGTGCCGGAAAAGGCTTGGCCGCGTTTTTATTGGGAGCCGTAGCAGGGCTTGCCGTGGGGGTGCTTTTTGCTCCCGCCAAAGGCGAAACGACCCGCCGCAAACTTAAACGTTGGGCCGATGAAACCTACGAAGACCAAAAAGAATATCTTTTGGAACACGCGGGTGAATTAAAAGAAAAAGTGAAAAAACACGCTGCCGATGTGCGCCGCGAACTGGCGGAACGCACCGAAGAAGCCAAAGAAAAATTAGCTGAAGGCAAAGATAAAGTGGTAAAAGAATTTAACAAAAGAAAAGATGAATTTACCGCTAAATTCAAAAAAGACGAAGAATAA